From the genome of Oscillospiraceae bacterium:
GCGACAGCCTCCTTTTTCCCCGCAAAGCCTATCTATATCTGCAAAAATCCGCAAAAAAGGAACCAATCAGTAAAACTGCAAAGAAAAAATGAAAATTATGTTCCCTTTTCTCCTAAAATGGTTCTTTCCTTTTTCTTGAAAAGAGATTATAATACTGAATGCGTAAATTGAGGTTTGCACAAAAGGCAGCGCCGCCTTTTTGTGGGCCTTATCTTTTACTGCTTTTATTGGATTTCTAAGGAGGAATCTGGATGACCAACTACAATTTTCTGTTGGATATCGCGTTGATTTTACTTTCGACAAAGTTCTTAGGGCTGGTAACCCGTAAGATCCGTATGCCGCAGGTTGTTGGTGCTTTGCTGGCAGGCTTGGTCCTTGGCCCTGTCCTTCACGCCATCACCAAAACGGTTTACATGACAGAGACAGATTTTTTGTCCCAGTTAAGTGAAATCGGTGTTATTACACTGATGTTTACCGCTGGTGTAGAAACCGATCTGAAAGAAATGAAAAAAGCTGGCAAAGCCTGCTTTGTCATTGCACTCATCGGTGTTCTAGTGCCGTTGTTTGCCGGATTTGGGCTGGCCTGTGTCTTTAATACACAGCCCAATGACGCAAAAGCTTCGCTTTTCCTGCAGAATTGGGCCATCGGTGTTGTGTTGACAGCGACCAGCGTCAGCATTACCGTTGAAACCCTGAAAGAACTCGGCAAGCTGAGTACCCGCGCCGGCAGTGCTATTTTGGGCGCGGCTGTCATTGATGATGTACTCGGGATTATCTGCTTGACACTTATCACTTCTATGGCAGATGCTTCTGTAAATATTGGCGTCACCATGCTGAAGATTGTCGCGTTCCTTGTCCTGGCAGTTGTGATTGGTATACTCTTCAACAAGCTCTTTGAAAAGTATCAGGAGCGGTTTAACCGCGATATGCGCCGCTTTGTCATCATCGCCTTTGCGGTCTGCCTGATCTTCTCTTACTGTGCAGAAAAATTCTTTGGCGTTGCAGATATCACTGGTGCCTACATTGCAGGCATGATGATCAGCAATACCCAGCGTGCAAAGTATATTTCCGCAAGATTTGAAACAATCAACTATGCATTCCTTTCTCCAATTTTCTTTGCAAGTGTTGGCTTAAAGGTATCGCTGCCAAACATGTCAGCATCTCTGCTGCTCTTTGCAGTCCTTCTGGCGATTGTTGCAATTCTGTCCAAGGTCGTTGGCTGCGGTTTAGGCGCAAAGATATGTGGTCTTACCAATCGTGAGTCTGTTCAGGTTGGCATGGGCATGATCTCTAGAGGTGAAGTTGCACTGATTGTAGCTTCCAAGTGCGCAACTTTGGGCCTGATGAGCAAGACAATTTTTGGGCCGGTCATCATTGTAGTTATCGTTACTACCATTGTTTCGCCAATTCTCTTAAAGCTCAGTTTTAAAGATAAAAAGTCAGACCCTGAGAAAAAGCAAATCACAGCCTAATCGAGTCTGTTCCATATCGGCGCTGCTAGCATGGCTGTAAGAGAATCTTTGCATAGAATGCAAAAAGTTGTTGACAAATGCAAACTGGTGTAGTATGATATCTCTTGCAGTCGAGTGCGAACGTAGCTCATCTGGTAGAGCGCCACCTTGCCAAGGTGGAGGTAGCGAGTTCGAGCCTCGTCGTTCGCTCCAAGTTTTAGCCGCGTATCTGTTTTGGTACGCGGCTTCTTTTTGCCCGTTTTCATTTGCTGCGAAGTGTGCTATAATAGTTTCGTTTGCGGGAAATGTAATATCCGGGCTTTTCGGGTGCTTTTCTGCAATCTTTACTGTCCGCCGCAAAACAGAGCGCAGGCAGATACAAAGTAAAATGAGGTATGACTAATGGATACAAGAAATGACATTCGCAATGTTGCAATTATCGCCCATGTTGACCACGGCAAAACAACCCTGGTCGACCAGTTGCTGCGGCAGAGCGGTGTTTTTCGAAGCAACGAGGAAGTACAGGACCGCGTAATGGACAGCAACGCCATCGAAAGAGAGCGCGGCATTACAATCCTTTCCAAAAACACAGCAGTCATGTACAATGGTGTAAAAATCAACATTGTCGACACTCCCGGCCATGCGGATTTCGGCGGCGAAGTAGAGCGTATTCTGATGATGGTCGATGGCGTTTTGCTTTTGGTCGATGCTTTTGAGGGCTGCATGCCGCAGACACGCTTTGTTTTGAAAAAAGCGCTGGCACTCGGCAAAAAGCCTGTGGTGGTTATCAACAAGATTGACCGCCCCGGCGCGCGTCCTAAAGAAGTCGTAGATGAAGTACTCGATCTGTTCATTGAGCTCGGCGCAAATGATGATCAGCTTGATTTCCCAGTTGTCTATGCTTCTGCCCGTGACGGCTATGCCATGAACGACCCTAAAGAAAAGGGTACAGACATGAAGCCGTTGTTTGATGCGATTTTGAAATATATTCCTGCACCGCACGGCGACCTGAGCGGCCCGACACAGGTGCTATTTAGCAATATTGATTATGATGACTATGTGGGCCGCATTGGCATTGGCCGTGTAGAGCGCGGAGAAGTGCATCTTGGCGAAATGCTGACCCTGTGCCACCGCGACGGAACAACGCATACAGAACGTGTGACAAAGCTCTATCAGTTTGAGGGCCTTAAGCGTATAGAGTGTGAAAGCGCAAAAATGGGTGATTTGGTCGCCGTCTCCGGTATGCCTGACTTAAATATCGGCGAAACTGCATGTAATCCCGACCACCTTGAGCCGCTGCCGTTTGTCAAGATTGATGAGCCCACTGTTTCTATGATGTTCATGGTCAACAACAGCCCCTTTGCCGGCCGTGAGGGCAAATTTGTCACTTCCCGCAATCTGCGTGACCGCCTTAAGCGTGAGATAGAAACCAACGTTGCACTGCGTGTGGAAGAAACCGACTCTGCAGATACCTTTAAGGTTTCCGGCCGCGGCGAGCTGCATCTGTCAATTTTAATTGAAGAACTGCGCCGCGAAGGTTATGAGTTTCAGGTTTCCAGCCCGACAGTTATTTACAAGCAGATTGACGGTAAGCGCTGTGAGCCTATTGAACTGCTGATGATTGAGGTGCCCGATAATTACGTTGGCCCGGTTATGGAAAAGCTTGGCTCCCGCAAGGCAGAACTTGTCAATATGGGCACCCGCGATACGGGCATGACACACCTGGAGTTCCGTATTCCGGCGCGTGGCTTGATGGGTTATCGCCAGGAGTTCCTGACGGATACCAACGGCAATGGCATTATGAATAATATCTTTGACAGCTACCAGCCGTACAAGGGTGAAATCATTGTCCGCAACACCGGTAGCTTGGTTGCTTTTGAAACCGGTGAAGCCACTGGCTATGGCCTTTGGTATGCACAGGACCGCGGCCGTCTCTTTATCGGGCCTGGTGTTGAGGTGTACGAGGGCATGATTGTCGGTGAAAATCCGAAACATGAAGATATTGCCGTCAACGTTTGCAAGAAAAAACATGTTACCAATACCCGTGCAGCTGGCTCTGACGAGGCAGTGAAACTGACCCCGCCGAGTGACATGAGCCTTGAGCAGTGCCTGGAGTTCATTCAGGAAGACGAGCTGCTTGAAGTTACGCCGAAGTCTTTGCGTATGCGCAAAAGAATTCTGAATAAGGAACAGCGCATGAAAAAACAAATGGGCAAAAATAAATAAGCCCGCGCAAAAGGAATAGATATGAAACCAATCGTCATTTTAGACCTGGAGTGGAACGGCACCTACAGCAGGCGACTGAAAGGCTTCATCAATGAGATTATCGAATTCGGCGCAGTCAAAGTTGACAGCAGTTTGCAGATACAGGATACCTTTTCTATGCTGGTACGGCCGCAGGTGGGCAAAAAAATCAGCGGGAAAATTGCGACACTCACTAGCATTACCGACGAAGAGCTGGAGCACGGGGGGCCGTTTATGCGGGTTGTCAGTCTTTTCCGCCGCTGGGCGGGCGACTGCCTTCTCATGACATGGGGAACTTCCGATATTTTGGCCCTGATTGAAAACTGCCGCTATTTCAGCGGTTCGGGGCACATTCCGTTTCTGCAAGAGTATGCTGACCTGCAGGCGTACTGCGAATCCTGCCTTTCTTATAAAAAGGGACAGCAGATTGGGCTGTCCACTGCGGCACAGATGCTGGGTATAGATGAAGAACCATACGACCATCACCGTGCGCTGGATGACAGCCTGCTCTCCCTGCAGTGCCTGCAAAAGCTCTACAAAAGAGACCGCTTAAAACCTTTTGTACAGAATGCCCTTACAAAAGAATTTTATGACCGCATGGAATTTCGTACGGTTATTTTGTGCGATATTGAAAACCCAATGCTGAAAAATGCGGATTTAACGTTCAAGTGCCCTTTCTGTGGCAATACAGCCAAGAAAAAAACAGACTGGGTCCTGCATAACAAAAGTTTTCACGCCGTTTTTGCCTGCCCTTCCTGCGGAAAAGACTTTGGCGGTCGGGTACAGTTTAAGCTGAAGTATGAGGGCCTTTCTGTACGGAAAACAGCCCGTGCGCTGCTTCCCCCGAAACCGCCGGAAGATAAGGCTGAGGAGCCGCCTGTATAACAGCAAAATTTTTTGCAAAAGCTGCCTGCGGGCAGCTTTTTTGCTGTCTTGCTTTTTAAAATACAGAATGTTACACTAAAAAGAAAAAATTTGCTTTCGGAGGAAACCATGAAAACTGCCGAAAATATGCTTTTGTTAGAAAAAGATGGTGTCCCTTTTTTGCAGCTGCCTTCTTTTGCCAGGCAGACTTGGCTGCATCACGCCTTTGCCACTCGGCGCGGCGGAGTCAGCAGCGGCATCTATCAGTCAATGAATCTCGGTTTTGGGCGCGGAGACCGGGATGAAAATGTTTTGGAAAACTACCGACGCTTTTGCAGCGCAGCTGGTTTTGCAGTAGAGGACCTTGTTGCGACAGCGCAGACACATAAAACCAACATCCTGCGTGTTGGGCAGAAAGAACGCGGCATGGGTATTCTTCGCCCAAAGCCATGGCATGATATTGACGGCCTGATTACAAATGAACCGCACGTTGCGCTGTGTGTTTACGGAGCAGATTGCGTTCCCCTACTTTTTGCTGACCCGGTTCATCGGGCTATTGGCGTTGCACATGCCGGCTGGCGCGGTACGGTTGCTGGTATGGCAGGGGAGGCTGTCGCCGCCATGCAGCGCAGCTTTGGTACAGAGCCGCAGGATTTGTTGGTTGGCATTGGCCCATCCATCGGTCCTTGCTGTTTTGAGGTAGATGAACCTGTCGCAAAAGAATTTTTAAATAATCCGCGTTTTTCTGCTGATACCTGTGTTACTAAGAAAGGCGGCGGAAAGTGGAACATTGACTTATGGGAAGCAAATGCGCAGGTCCTGCGGCGGGCCGGTGTAACAAAGATTGAAAAGGGAATGCTCTGCACCCGCTGTCATCCAGATCTCTTGTGGTCACACCGGGCAACTGCCGGAAAGCGCGGCGGCATGTGTGGAATCCTCTCTTTGGCGGAGGAGGAACAATGAAGATGGATTCCTGCAGACTGTGTCCGCGCAGCTGTGGCTGTGTGCGTACAGAGAATGAGGGAAGCGGGTACTGCAAAATGGGCACTCTGCCTGTTGTGGCGCGCGCGGCGCTGCATTACTGGGAAGAGCCATGCATCAGCGGCAAACAGGGGAGCGGCGCTGTTTTCTTTACAGGCTGTTCGCTTCAGTGTATTTTCTGCCAAAACCATCAAATCAGTACAGAGCGCGCTGTGGGCAGGCAGGTTTCCGTGCAGCAACTTTCAGACATCTTTTTCCGCCTGATTGACCAGGGCGCACTGAATATCAATTTGGTAAGCGCGGCACACTTTGTTCCTGCTGTAGCAGAGGCTCTGAAGCTGCGCCCGCTGCCGGTGCCGGTTGTCTACAATTCCAGCGGATATGAGTCCCTTAAAACACTGCAAATGCTGGACGGCTTGGTGCAGATTTATTTACCCGATTATAAATACGATGATGATACCCTCGCTGTTCGTTTTTCCCATGCGTCGGATTACACAGAAAAAGCGCGCGCAGCAATTTTAGAAATGACCCGTCAGACCGGCCCCTGCCGCTTTGATGATAATGGTATTCTGCAGAGCGGCACCATTGTGCGCCACCTGTTGCTGCCGGGGCATACACGCAATACGATTGCTGCGCTTGACTGGCTTGCGGAAAACCTGCCCAAAGGGACACTAGTCAGTCTGATGGGGCAGTACACACCCTGTGGGGATGTCAAAGCGTATCCGGAGCTGACCCGCCGGGTAACCACCCGCGAGTACAAAAAAGTAGAGCAGCACTTGTTTGACCTCAATTTAGACGGCTTTGTCCAGGACCTGTCTTCTGCAAAAAAGACGTATATTCCGTTGTTCGACTTGACAGGTGTCTGTGAAGACAGATAATCCCACATAAAAAAGCATAAAATCAGTGCATTTCCCGTATGTAAAGAAGGGGGGTGCACGCATTGAAACTAGTACAGCGGAAACTGCGCAGGGCAGCTGCTACGCTTTGCGCAGCAGCAGTCATTTTAGCGGGGGCCGGCTGCCTGCACGCAGCAAGCAGTGCGGTGCCTGTGTCGGCAAAGGCAGTGCAGCCTGCCGGCATTTCTCTGCCGATTCTTATGTATCACAGCATGCTGCCGCCGTCTGTTTTACACGGCCGCTACATTGTTTCTCCAACACTTTTTGAGCAAGACCTGCAGTATCTGCAAAAAGAGGGCTATACCGCCGTCACTATGCAGGACTTGCTGAATGC
Proteins encoded in this window:
- the typA gene encoding translational GTPase TypA, with the protein product MDTRNDIRNVAIIAHVDHGKTTLVDQLLRQSGVFRSNEEVQDRVMDSNAIERERGITILSKNTAVMYNGVKINIVDTPGHADFGGEVERILMMVDGVLLLVDAFEGCMPQTRFVLKKALALGKKPVVVINKIDRPGARPKEVVDEVLDLFIELGANDDQLDFPVVYASARDGYAMNDPKEKGTDMKPLFDAILKYIPAPHGDLSGPTQVLFSNIDYDDYVGRIGIGRVERGEVHLGEMLTLCHRDGTTHTERVTKLYQFEGLKRIECESAKMGDLVAVSGMPDLNIGETACNPDHLEPLPFVKIDEPTVSMMFMVNNSPFAGREGKFVTSRNLRDRLKREIETNVALRVEETDSADTFKVSGRGELHLSILIEELRREGYEFQVSSPTVIYKQIDGKRCEPIELLMIEVPDNYVGPVMEKLGSRKAELVNMGTRDTGMTHLEFRIPARGLMGYRQEFLTDTNGNGIMNNIFDSYQPYKGEIIVRNTGSLVAFETGEATGYGLWYAQDRGRLFIGPGVEVYEGMIVGENPKHEDIAVNVCKKKHVTNTRAAGSDEAVKLTPPSDMSLEQCLEFIQEDELLEVTPKSLRMRKRILNKEQRMKKQMGKNK
- the pgeF gene encoding peptidoglycan editing factor PgeF codes for the protein MKTAENMLLLEKDGVPFLQLPSFARQTWLHHAFATRRGGVSSGIYQSMNLGFGRGDRDENVLENYRRFCSAAGFAVEDLVATAQTHKTNILRVGQKERGMGILRPKPWHDIDGLITNEPHVALCVYGADCVPLLFADPVHRAIGVAHAGWRGTVAGMAGEAVAAMQRSFGTEPQDLLVGIGPSIGPCCFEVDEPVAKEFLNNPRFSADTCVTKKGGGKWNIDLWEANAQVLRRAGVTKIEKGMLCTRCHPDLLWSHRATAGKRGGMCGILSLAEEEQ
- a CDS encoding cation:proton antiporter, which encodes MTNYNFLLDIALILLSTKFLGLVTRKIRMPQVVGALLAGLVLGPVLHAITKTVYMTETDFLSQLSEIGVITLMFTAGVETDLKEMKKAGKACFVIALIGVLVPLFAGFGLACVFNTQPNDAKASLFLQNWAIGVVLTATSVSITVETLKELGKLSTRAGSAILGAAVIDDVLGIICLTLITSMADASVNIGVTMLKIVAFLVLAVVIGILFNKLFEKYQERFNRDMRRFVIIAFAVCLIFSYCAEKFFGVADITGAYIAGMMISNTQRAKYISARFETINYAFLSPIFFASVGLKVSLPNMSASLLLFAVLLAIVAILSKVVGCGLGAKICGLTNRESVQVGMGMISRGEVALIVASKCATLGLMSKTIFGPVIIVVIVTTIVSPILLKLSFKDKKSDPEKKQITA
- a CDS encoding radical SAM protein, encoding MKMDSCRLCPRSCGCVRTENEGSGYCKMGTLPVVARAALHYWEEPCISGKQGSGAVFFTGCSLQCIFCQNHQISTERAVGRQVSVQQLSDIFFRLIDQGALNINLVSAAHFVPAVAEALKLRPLPVPVVYNSSGYESLKTLQMLDGLVQIYLPDYKYDDDTLAVRFSHASDYTEKARAAILEMTRQTGPCRFDDNGILQSGTIVRHLLLPGHTRNTIAALDWLAENLPKGTLVSLMGQYTPCGDVKAYPELTRRVTTREYKKVEQHLFDLNLDGFVQDLSSAKKTYIPLFDLTGVCEDR
- a CDS encoding exonuclease domain-containing protein, with translation MKPIVILDLEWNGTYSRRLKGFINEIIEFGAVKVDSSLQIQDTFSMLVRPQVGKKISGKIATLTSITDEELEHGGPFMRVVSLFRRWAGDCLLMTWGTSDILALIENCRYFSGSGHIPFLQEYADLQAYCESCLSYKKGQQIGLSTAAQMLGIDEEPYDHHRALDDSLLSLQCLQKLYKRDRLKPFVQNALTKEFYDRMEFRTVILCDIENPMLKNADLTFKCPFCGNTAKKKTDWVLHNKSFHAVFACPSCGKDFGGRVQFKLKYEGLSVRKTARALLPPKPPEDKAEEPPV